The Hyphomicrobium sp. MC1 genome window below encodes:
- a CDS encoding DUF779 domain-containing protein has translation MTTETAEKFESQVSRVSCTQAALDLINKLIGIHGPLLFHQSGGCCDGSAPMCYPRGEFKVGAQDVYMGEIGGQPFYMGRSQFEYWQHTHLIIDVVPGRGSGFSVESPEGVRFLTRSRIYTDAENDELDALGPPPTGAEHPPM, from the coding sequence ATGACAACCGAAACGGCGGAAAAATTTGAATCTCAAGTGTCGCGGGTTTCCTGCACGCAGGCGGCGCTCGATCTCATCAACAAACTCATCGGCATTCACGGCCCCTTGTTGTTTCATCAGTCCGGCGGATGTTGCGATGGCAGTGCGCCGATGTGCTATCCGCGCGGCGAATTCAAAGTCGGCGCGCAAGACGTCTACATGGGCGAGATCGGCGGCCAGCCGTTTTATATGGGCCGCTCCCAGTTCGAATATTGGCAGCACACGCATCTGATCATCGACGTTGTGCCGGGGCGTGGATCGGGCTTTTCTGTCGAGAGTCCGGAAGGCGTTCGCTTCCTGACGCGGTCACGCATTTATACGGATGCCGAGAACGACGAGCTGGATGCGCTCGGTCCTCCGCCGACTGGTGCAGAGCATCCGCCGATGTAA
- a CDS encoding cysteine hydrolase family protein — protein MPVSRTLRDITGMGYTPASVAHSALILIDCQNTYREGVMQLEGVEPALIECQSLLSRYRNAGRPVIHIQHDAGPGTPYDVRDSIGAIADIVAPRDGEPVVVKNYPSSFEKTNLDDLLKGYGVEEVALVGFMTHVCVNSTARAAFNHGYRATVIGHATATRSLPNPSGGAVSAKDLHEASLAALNDIFAVVVPTIDKIAD, from the coding sequence ATGCCGGTTTCACGCACGCTGCGCGATATCACGGGTATGGGCTACACGCCCGCGAGTGTCGCGCATTCGGCGCTCATCTTGATCGACTGTCAGAACACGTACCGGGAAGGCGTGATGCAGCTCGAAGGTGTCGAGCCGGCGCTTATCGAATGCCAGTCCCTTTTGAGCCGCTATCGCAACGCGGGGCGGCCTGTCATTCACATCCAGCACGATGCCGGTCCTGGCACGCCCTACGATGTGCGCGACAGCATCGGCGCGATCGCCGACATCGTTGCCCCGCGTGATGGCGAGCCGGTCGTCGTGAAGAACTATCCAAGCTCTTTCGAGAAGACCAATCTCGATGATCTGCTCAAAGGCTATGGTGTCGAGGAGGTCGCGCTTGTCGGCTTCATGACGCACGTCTGCGTGAATTCGACCGCGCGCGCTGCGTTCAATCACGGCTATCGCGCGACGGTGATCGGACACGCAACGGCGACGCGGTCGCTTCCCAATCCGTCCGGCGGTGCGGTTTCGGCCAAGGATCTGCACGAGGCAAGCCTGGCGGCTCTCAACGATATTTTCGCTGTTGTCGTGCCGACGATCGATAAAATTGCCGACTGA
- the trxA gene encoding thioredoxin: MSNAVTDASFEAEVLKSSEPVVVDFHAQWCGPCKAMAPALDQVAKEMAGKVKVVKVDVDENPQVTGHYGIRAMPTLLIFKGGKVAAQHTGAIVQKKKLEDWINSSVAASV; encoded by the coding sequence ATGTCTAACGCAGTGACCGATGCAAGCTTCGAAGCTGAAGTCCTGAAGTCCAGCGAACCTGTCGTTGTTGACTTCCATGCCCAGTGGTGCGGCCCCTGTAAGGCAATGGCACCCGCCCTCGACCAGGTCGCCAAGGAAATGGCCGGCAAGGTCAAGGTCGTCAAAGTCGACGTCGATGAGAACCCGCAGGTGACCGGCCATTACGGCATTCGTGCTATGCCGACGCTGCTGATCTTCAAGGGCGGCAAGGTTGCGGCTCAGCACACCGGCGCCATCGTGCAGAAGAAGAAGCTCGAAGACTGGATCAACTCCAGCGTCGCAGCTTCGGTTTAA